A window from Garra rufa chromosome 14, GarRuf1.0, whole genome shotgun sequence encodes these proteins:
- the hic1 gene encoding hypermethylated in cancer 1 protein isoform X2, translating into MLDAMEVPSHARHLLLQLNTQRTKGFLCDVIIVVQNALFRAHKNILAASSLYLKSLVVHDNLINLDHEMVSPGVFRVILDYIYTGRLSEGDPTSPTEPNIGAVLAAASYLQLLDLVSLCKKKLKRNGKYHLRPNPGFLPYKIGPSGVGGGRFRISTPVIHSCHPGGIVSTPRPTQLEDLPPLPLAPHAGEIYAPVPTQGPPPYPPAKASLSPQSGLRMPSTDRNCSSVYGLDLTKKSPSSQSQLSSGHPHLISSLHPEDEPEGELDQSTSPLLSPNDGSRKIEAGHHVGSLTPHSFPLPNHPLASHLPHLHRPQGQEPYPCPPSPEPMEDSREQGRDGSNIYRWVKNEPSNPEDEDEEDEEDDSGGMGEQDKERHQHMNHHKNSEEKMNMNERGYDRGTCDDGEDENGTGSEETGSSEGRPSPPVPGGRYHMPFEPESFGDNLYVCIPCDKGFPSSEQLNAHVETHNEEELNNRSELDNSNNSSSKPTNAHGPTSLNSSSGLHSPFLDSKSTQNLHSIGLGEIIRPYRCSSCDKSYKDPATLRQHEKTHWLTRPYPCSICGKKFTQRGTMTRHMRSHLGLKPFACDACGMRFTRQYRLTEHMRIHSGEKPYECQVCGGKFAQQRNLISHMKMHSSGTAGGGLTPDGKLKIDFSEGIYPLSKYTAEHLGLKQEKTSDLLTASQHLLADAKAMESLYPLSKLAAEHLGLTHSKLDILNQPLPPTSQQLSAESRTIDRYSPS; encoded by the coding sequence ATGCTGGATGCCATGGAAGTCCCAAGTCATGCTAGGCACCTCCTCTTGCAGTTGAACACACAACGAACCAAAGGCTTCTTGTGTGATGTTATCATCGTGGTGCAGAATGCACTGTTCCGTGCTCACAAGAACATTCTGGCAGCCAGTAGCCTCTACCTTAAGTCTCTTGTCGTTCATGACAACCTCATCAATCTGGACCATGAGATGGTTAGCCCAGGTGTGTTTCGAGTCATTCTTGACTATATCTACACAGGACGCTTAAGCGAAGGTGACCCCACCTCTCCAACTGAGCCAAATATAGGAGCCGTGTTGGCGGCCGCAAGTTATTTGCAGCTGCTAGATCTGGTGAGTCTATGCAAGAAGAAGCTGAAGAGAAATGGGAAGTACCATTTACGTCCCAACCCTGGCTTTTTACCTTACAAGATAGGCCCCAGTGGTGTGGGGGGAGGACGGTTTCGAATATCTACCCCTGTCATCCACTCTTGCCACCCTGGAGGAATAGTTAGCACCCCTCGACCTACACAATTAGAGGACCTGCCCCCTCTCCCACTGGCCCCCCACGCCGGAGAAATTTATGCACCAGTTCCCACCCAGGGTCCACCACCTTACCCCCCAGCAAAGGCATCCCTATCGCCCCAGTCAGGCCTGCGTATGCCCTCCACTGACAGGAACTGCTCATCCGTCTATGGACTTGACCTCACCAAGAAAAGCCCAAGTTCCCAATCTCAGCTTTCTTCTGGTCACCCCCATCTGATCTCTTCACTCCACCCAGAAGATGAGCCCGAGGGCGAGTTAGACCAAAGCACTAGCCCCCTGCTCAGTCCCAATGATGGCTCAAGAAAAATAGAGGCAGGACATCATGTGGGGTCTCTCACCCCACACTCCTTCCCTCTACCCAACCATCCTCTTGCATCCCACCTTCCCCACCTGCACCGCCCTCAGGGCCAAGAACCTTACCCCTGCCCTCCAAGCCCAGAACCCATGGAGGACTCCAGAGAACAAGGCCGAGATGGGTCCAACATCTATCGGTGGGTGAAGAACGAGCCATCCAACCCAGAGGACGAAGATGAGGAAGACGAAGAGGATGACAGTGGAGGAATGGGTGAGCAGGATAAAGAGAGACACCAGCACATGAACCACCATAAGAACAGCGAGGAAAAGATGAACATGAACGAGCGGGGCTATGACAGAGGGACCTGCGATGATGGAGAGGATGAGAATGGAACAGGCAGCGAAGAAACGGGGAGCAGCGAGGGTCGTCCGTCTCCTCCTGTTCCGGGTGGAAGATACCACATGCCGTTCGAGCCAGAGAGTTTCGGAGATAACCTGTACGTATGCATCCCCTGCGACAAAGGCTTCCCCAGCTCAGAGCAGCTCAATGCCCATGTTGAAACTCATAATGAAGAGGAGCTAAACAACAGGAGTGAGCTGGACAacagcaacaacagcagcagcaaacCCACCAATGCCCATGGACCTACAAGCTTGAACAGCTCTAGTGGCCTCCACAGCCCTTTCCTCGATAGCAAATCGACGCAAAACCTCCATTCCATCGGCCTCGGGGAGATCATACGACCGTATCGCTGTTCGTCCTGTGACAAGTCTTATAAAGATCCTGCCACCCTGAGGCAACACGAGAAAACCCACTGGCTGACACGCCCATACCCCTGTAGCATCTGTGGCAAGAAGTTCACCCAACGTGGTACCATGACACGCCACATGCGCAGCCACTTGGGCCTGAAACCCTTCGCCTGCGACGCCTGTGGCATGCGCTTTACTCGACAGTACCGTTTGACAGAACACATGCGCATCcactctggagagaagccctACGAATGCCAGGTGTGCGGGGGCAAGTTTGCTCAGCAGCGCAACCTCATCAGTCACATGAAGATGCACAGCAGCGGAACAGCTGGCGGAGGACTAACTCCTGACGGCAAGCTGAAGATAGACTTCTCCGAGGGGATTTATCCCCTAAGCAAGTACACAGCTGAGCATCTGGGTCTAAAGCAGGAGAAGACCTCGGACCTTCTCACAGCCTCCCAGCACCTGCTGGCTGACGCCAAAGCCATGGAGAGCCTCTACCCGCTGTCAAAGCTGGCTGCAGAACACCTCGGCCTCACCCACAGCAAGCTAGACATCCTAAACCAGCCACTGCCGCCCACTTCCCAGCAGCTCTCGGCAGAGTCTCGCACCATTGACCGCTACTCTCCCAGCTAG
- the hic1 gene encoding hypermethylated in cancer 1 protein isoform X1 produces MIIKGDLDRMAEEIGHPGIGLKSMLDAMEVPSHARHLLLQLNTQRTKGFLCDVIIVVQNALFRAHKNILAASSLYLKSLVVHDNLINLDHEMVSPGVFRVILDYIYTGRLSEGDPTSPTEPNIGAVLAAASYLQLLDLVSLCKKKLKRNGKYHLRPNPGFLPYKIGPSGVGGGRFRISTPVIHSCHPGGIVSTPRPTQLEDLPPLPLAPHAGEIYAPVPTQGPPPYPPAKASLSPQSGLRMPSTDRNCSSVYGLDLTKKSPSSQSQLSSGHPHLISSLHPEDEPEGELDQSTSPLLSPNDGSRKIEAGHHVGSLTPHSFPLPNHPLASHLPHLHRPQGQEPYPCPPSPEPMEDSREQGRDGSNIYRWVKNEPSNPEDEDEEDEEDDSGGMGEQDKERHQHMNHHKNSEEKMNMNERGYDRGTCDDGEDENGTGSEETGSSEGRPSPPVPGGRYHMPFEPESFGDNLYVCIPCDKGFPSSEQLNAHVETHNEEELNNRSELDNSNNSSSKPTNAHGPTSLNSSSGLHSPFLDSKSTQNLHSIGLGEIIRPYRCSSCDKSYKDPATLRQHEKTHWLTRPYPCSICGKKFTQRGTMTRHMRSHLGLKPFACDACGMRFTRQYRLTEHMRIHSGEKPYECQVCGGKFAQQRNLISHMKMHSSGTAGGGLTPDGKLKIDFSEGIYPLSKYTAEHLGLKQEKTSDLLTASQHLLADAKAMESLYPLSKLAAEHLGLTHSKLDILNQPLPPTSQQLSAESRTIDRYSPS; encoded by the exons ATGATCATTAAGGGAGACTTAGATCGGATGGCAGAAGAGATCGGGCATCCAG GTATTGGTCTGAAGTCGATGCTGGATGCCATGGAAGTCCCAAGTCATGCTAGGCACCTCCTCTTGCAGTTGAACACACAACGAACCAAAGGCTTCTTGTGTGATGTTATCATCGTGGTGCAGAATGCACTGTTCCGTGCTCACAAGAACATTCTGGCAGCCAGTAGCCTCTACCTTAAGTCTCTTGTCGTTCATGACAACCTCATCAATCTGGACCATGAGATGGTTAGCCCAGGTGTGTTTCGAGTCATTCTTGACTATATCTACACAGGACGCTTAAGCGAAGGTGACCCCACCTCTCCAACTGAGCCAAATATAGGAGCCGTGTTGGCGGCCGCAAGTTATTTGCAGCTGCTAGATCTGGTGAGTCTATGCAAGAAGAAGCTGAAGAGAAATGGGAAGTACCATTTACGTCCCAACCCTGGCTTTTTACCTTACAAGATAGGCCCCAGTGGTGTGGGGGGAGGACGGTTTCGAATATCTACCCCTGTCATCCACTCTTGCCACCCTGGAGGAATAGTTAGCACCCCTCGACCTACACAATTAGAGGACCTGCCCCCTCTCCCACTGGCCCCCCACGCCGGAGAAATTTATGCACCAGTTCCCACCCAGGGTCCACCACCTTACCCCCCAGCAAAGGCATCCCTATCGCCCCAGTCAGGCCTGCGTATGCCCTCCACTGACAGGAACTGCTCATCCGTCTATGGACTTGACCTCACCAAGAAAAGCCCAAGTTCCCAATCTCAGCTTTCTTCTGGTCACCCCCATCTGATCTCTTCACTCCACCCAGAAGATGAGCCCGAGGGCGAGTTAGACCAAAGCACTAGCCCCCTGCTCAGTCCCAATGATGGCTCAAGAAAAATAGAGGCAGGACATCATGTGGGGTCTCTCACCCCACACTCCTTCCCTCTACCCAACCATCCTCTTGCATCCCACCTTCCCCACCTGCACCGCCCTCAGGGCCAAGAACCTTACCCCTGCCCTCCAAGCCCAGAACCCATGGAGGACTCCAGAGAACAAGGCCGAGATGGGTCCAACATCTATCGGTGGGTGAAGAACGAGCCATCCAACCCAGAGGACGAAGATGAGGAAGACGAAGAGGATGACAGTGGAGGAATGGGTGAGCAGGATAAAGAGAGACACCAGCACATGAACCACCATAAGAACAGCGAGGAAAAGATGAACATGAACGAGCGGGGCTATGACAGAGGGACCTGCGATGATGGAGAGGATGAGAATGGAACAGGCAGCGAAGAAACGGGGAGCAGCGAGGGTCGTCCGTCTCCTCCTGTTCCGGGTGGAAGATACCACATGCCGTTCGAGCCAGAGAGTTTCGGAGATAACCTGTACGTATGCATCCCCTGCGACAAAGGCTTCCCCAGCTCAGAGCAGCTCAATGCCCATGTTGAAACTCATAATGAAGAGGAGCTAAACAACAGGAGTGAGCTGGACAacagcaacaacagcagcagcaaacCCACCAATGCCCATGGACCTACAAGCTTGAACAGCTCTAGTGGCCTCCACAGCCCTTTCCTCGATAGCAAATCGACGCAAAACCTCCATTCCATCGGCCTCGGGGAGATCATACGACCGTATCGCTGTTCGTCCTGTGACAAGTCTTATAAAGATCCTGCCACCCTGAGGCAACACGAGAAAACCCACTGGCTGACACGCCCATACCCCTGTAGCATCTGTGGCAAGAAGTTCACCCAACGTGGTACCATGACACGCCACATGCGCAGCCACTTGGGCCTGAAACCCTTCGCCTGCGACGCCTGTGGCATGCGCTTTACTCGACAGTACCGTTTGACAGAACACATGCGCATCcactctggagagaagccctACGAATGCCAGGTGTGCGGGGGCAAGTTTGCTCAGCAGCGCAACCTCATCAGTCACATGAAGATGCACAGCAGCGGAACAGCTGGCGGAGGACTAACTCCTGACGGCAAGCTGAAGATAGACTTCTCCGAGGGGATTTATCCCCTAAGCAAGTACACAGCTGAGCATCTGGGTCTAAAGCAGGAGAAGACCTCGGACCTTCTCACAGCCTCCCAGCACCTGCTGGCTGACGCCAAAGCCATGGAGAGCCTCTACCCGCTGTCAAAGCTGGCTGCAGAACACCTCGGCCTCACCCACAGCAAGCTAGACATCCTAAACCAGCCACTGCCGCCCACTTCCCAGCAGCTCTCGGCAGAGTCTCGCACCATTGACCGCTACTCTCCCAGCTAG